The following are from one region of the Gryllotalpicola protaetiae genome:
- a CDS encoding ABC transporter ATP-binding protein: MRGLGARGAVVHAVDDLDLELHAGEVVALVGESGSGKSTVARLLARLYPQTRGEVLLRGRRVTAQRGRAFRGYARRVQMIFQDPFASLNPVHTVRYVLTRALRIHRHALRGTELEQELAELLDQVQLNPERYLDKYPHELSGGQRQRVVIARSLAANPEVLLADEPISMLDVSIRVGILNLLRDLRDRFGIALLYITHDIASARYFADRINVMYAGRVVESGDSESVTQDPAHPYTQLLINSAPDPDRFIDRGPTGAHGEPPSMVRPPEGCRFRPRCPFATSLCETLPPLAQVAPGRRVACWGYADASAETRALVPAGAEIPQLGDARAMLTVPAEGAAE, encoded by the coding sequence GTGCGCGGGCTGGGTGCCCGCGGCGCGGTCGTGCACGCTGTCGACGACCTGGATCTGGAGTTGCACGCGGGCGAGGTGGTCGCCCTGGTTGGTGAGTCGGGCTCCGGCAAGTCCACGGTGGCACGCCTGCTCGCGCGCCTGTACCCGCAGACCCGCGGGGAGGTGCTGCTTCGCGGCCGGCGGGTCACAGCCCAACGGGGCAGGGCCTTCCGCGGCTACGCCCGCCGGGTGCAGATGATTTTCCAGGACCCGTTCGCATCGCTCAATCCGGTGCACACCGTCCGCTACGTGCTGACCAGGGCTTTGCGAATCCACCGGCACGCTCTGCGCGGAACCGAGCTCGAGCAGGAGCTTGCCGAGCTGCTCGACCAAGTGCAACTGAACCCTGAGCGGTACCTCGACAAGTACCCGCATGAGCTCTCCGGTGGCCAGCGGCAGCGTGTCGTCATCGCGCGGTCTCTCGCCGCAAACCCCGAAGTGCTGCTCGCAGATGAGCCGATCTCCATGCTCGACGTCTCGATCCGCGTCGGCATCCTCAATCTGCTGCGCGACCTGCGCGACCGCTTCGGCATCGCGCTCCTCTACATCACGCATGACATCGCATCCGCGCGCTACTTCGCCGACCGCATCAACGTGATGTACGCCGGTCGCGTCGTCGAGAGCGGCGACAGCGAGTCCGTCACACAGGACCCGGCGCACCCCTACACGCAGTTGCTCATCAACTCTGCCCCTGACCCAGACCGCTTCATCGACCGTGGCCCGACAGGAGCGCATGGTGAGCCGCCCAGCATGGTGCGGCCGCCGGAAGGCTGTCGCTTCCGCCCACGGTGCCCGTTTGCCACGAGCCTGTGTGAGACGCTGCCGCCGCTCGCCCAGGTCGCGCCGGGGCGACGGGTCGCCTGCTGGGGCTACGCAGACGCGTCCGCTGAGACGCGGGCGCTCGTTCCTGCCGGCGCCGAGATTCCGCAGCTCGGCGATGCGCGTGCGATGCTGACCGTCCCGGCCGAGGGGGCGGCCGAATGA
- a CDS encoding ABC transporter permease, with amino-acid sequence MKFFIRRLVFYVVTAWAAVTINFFIPRIIPGDPVQSLINKFHGQLSTSAIHSLYVLFGLDKHTSLWQQYLQYWGQLFHGNLGLSFAFFPTPVSEVIGQALPWTIGLVGVATLISVVLGTLAGTFIGWRRGSWLDGILPVTTFFSSVPYFWLGLIVIAIFAVTWQVFPAGGGYDGGLVPSLSFEFIGSVLYHAVLPGITVVLSSIAGWILGMRNMMVTVTSEDYVTVAQAKGLPERVVMFGYAARNAILPQVSGFALSLGFVVSGTLVMELVFSYPGIGYSLFQAIGAKDYPLMQGVFLVITISVLIANVIADAVYVFLDPRTRQEA; translated from the coding sequence ATGAAGTTCTTCATCCGTCGACTGGTCTTCTATGTCGTCACCGCGTGGGCCGCGGTGACGATCAACTTCTTCATCCCGCGCATCATCCCGGGAGACCCCGTTCAGTCGCTCATCAACAAATTCCATGGCCAGCTGTCGACGAGCGCGATCCATTCGCTCTATGTGCTGTTCGGCCTCGACAAACACACCAGCCTCTGGCAGCAATACCTGCAGTACTGGGGGCAGCTCTTCCATGGCAACCTCGGACTGTCCTTTGCCTTCTTCCCGACTCCGGTCTCAGAGGTGATCGGTCAGGCGCTGCCGTGGACGATCGGACTGGTCGGCGTCGCCACTTTGATCTCGGTCGTGCTGGGGACCCTCGCCGGCACCTTCATCGGCTGGCGGCGTGGCAGTTGGCTCGACGGGATCCTGCCCGTCACGACCTTCTTCTCATCGGTGCCCTACTTCTGGCTGGGGCTCATCGTGATCGCGATCTTTGCGGTCACCTGGCAGGTCTTCCCCGCCGGCGGCGGGTATGACGGCGGTCTCGTGCCCTCGTTGAGCTTCGAGTTCATCGGCTCGGTGCTGTACCACGCCGTGCTGCCGGGCATCACGGTGGTGCTCTCATCGATCGCCGGGTGGATCCTCGGAATGCGGAACATGATGGTCACGGTCACCAGCGAGGACTATGTGACGGTCGCGCAGGCGAAGGGCCTGCCCGAGCGCGTTGTGATGTTCGGGTACGCGGCGCGGAACGCGATCCTGCCTCAGGTTTCGGGCTTCGCGCTCTCGCTCGGGTTCGTCGTCTCGGGAACGCTCGTGATGGAGCTCGTCTTCTCGTACCCCGGCATCGGCTACTCGCTCTTCCAGGCGATCGGCGCAAAGGACTACCCACTGATGCAGGGCGTCTTCCTGGTCATCACCATCTCGGTG
- a CDS encoding ABC transporter substrate-binding protein — protein MRLAALALGVIAAASLALTGCSSSGSTGSASGGGSHALTIGMPNGPQTNNSNPFLNTSAARSLGYAFAIYEPLAQVNDTRPANKPVPWLAKSWEWNTDYTQLKLTARDGVKWSDGKPFTAADIAYSLQLRKDNPALNSEGLPYGDITTDGDTVTVNFTTGQFVNQIKALQLFIVPEHIWKNISDPTKDLNQKPVGTGPYVLKSWTNQAVTLDANKDYWGGKLAVPELRYTSYSGNDTLTTALATGAAQWGWTFIADYQNVYEAKDKANNHAFFPAGLGIDALYLNTQTAPFNDVAVRKALSLAVDREKESKVAESGIFPELTNVTGIPTPAGESFIDSEYKGQNYKVDVAGAKKVLTDAGYSYDGDQLIGKDGKPVTFTLQDPAGWNDYDSGLQLIADSAKQIGITAKVETPTADAWTAAVNTGDFQATLHWTNAGVTPWEMYSNIFDPAYYVAPGKDAVWNYGRYQNPDAAAAFKEYTDATDDAGRQAALAKIEKIFVDDVPAIAMDARPAGAEYSSKYYTGWPSDDNAYANPQPTVANVAYILTKLKPAN, from the coding sequence ATGAGGTTGGCCGCACTCGCCCTCGGCGTGATCGCTGCCGCATCACTCGCCCTGACGGGCTGCTCGTCGAGCGGCTCGACCGGCTCAGCGTCTGGCGGAGGCTCGCACGCCCTCACCATCGGCATGCCGAACGGCCCCCAGACCAACAATTCGAATCCGTTCCTGAACACCTCTGCCGCTCGCTCGCTCGGCTACGCCTTCGCGATCTACGAGCCGCTCGCCCAGGTCAACGACACCCGCCCGGCGAACAAGCCGGTGCCGTGGCTCGCCAAGTCCTGGGAGTGGAACACCGACTACACCCAGCTCAAGCTCACGGCTCGCGACGGCGTGAAATGGTCGGATGGCAAGCCGTTCACCGCTGCGGACATCGCCTACTCGCTGCAGTTGCGCAAGGACAACCCGGCGCTCAACTCAGAGGGCCTGCCCTACGGTGACATCACGACCGACGGCGACACGGTCACGGTCAACTTCACCACGGGCCAATTTGTGAACCAGATCAAGGCGCTGCAGCTGTTCATCGTTCCCGAGCACATTTGGAAGAACATCAGCGACCCCACGAAGGACCTCAACCAGAAGCCAGTAGGCACCGGCCCCTACGTGCTCAAGAGCTGGACGAACCAGGCTGTCACCCTGGACGCGAACAAAGACTACTGGGGCGGGAAGCTCGCCGTTCCCGAGCTTCGGTACACCTCGTACTCCGGCAACGACACCTTGACCACGGCGCTGGCGACCGGTGCGGCGCAATGGGGCTGGACCTTCATTGCCGACTACCAGAACGTCTACGAAGCCAAGGACAAGGCGAACAACCACGCGTTCTTCCCTGCCGGCCTCGGCATCGACGCGCTGTATCTCAACACGCAGACGGCACCGTTCAACGACGTGGCGGTGCGCAAGGCCCTGAGCCTGGCCGTCGACCGCGAGAAGGAGAGCAAGGTCGCTGAATCCGGTATCTTCCCGGAGCTGACCAACGTCACCGGCATACCCACGCCGGCAGGGGAGTCGTTCATCGACTCTGAGTACAAGGGTCAGAACTACAAGGTCGACGTGGCCGGCGCCAAGAAGGTGCTGACGGATGCAGGGTACAGCTACGACGGCGACCAGCTGATCGGCAAAGACGGAAAGCCGGTCACGTTCACGCTGCAAGACCCGGCCGGCTGGAACGACTATGACAGCGGGCTTCAGCTGATCGCGGACTCGGCCAAGCAGATCGGCATCACCGCCAAGGTTGAGACACCGACCGCGGACGCATGGACCGCCGCGGTCAACACCGGTGACTTCCAGGCGACCCTGCATTGGACCAACGCCGGAGTCACCCCGTGGGAGATGTACTCGAACATCTTCGACCCCGCGTACTACGTGGCTCCCGGCAAGGACGCGGTGTGGAATTACGGCCGCTACCAGAATCCTGACGCCGCGGCGGCCTTCAAGGAGTACACGGACGCGACGGACGACGCAGGGCGCCAGGCAGCGCTCGCCAAGATCGAGAAGATCTTCGTCGACGACGTGCCCGCGATTGCGATGGATGCGCGCCCTGCAGGCGCCGAATACTCGTCGAAGTACTACACGGGGTGGCCGTCTGACGACAACGCATACGCCAACCCGCAGCCGACGGTGGCCAATGTGGCGTACATCCTGACCAAGCTCAAGCCGGCCAACTGA
- a CDS encoding TetR/AcrR family transcriptional regulator, with product MSSFSPEPRVAAAADRVQKPQARTAETRRRILSAATTVFGAKGYNKGSLIEIAELAGMTHAGVLHHFGSKDNLLIAVLEYRDDEDVAHLERHQAPTGDELLRHMLGTVRLNLTRAGLVQAYAVLSAESVTDSHPAAAFFRSRFDGLRRMIADAYATVAPEGTTEERLLAAASATIAVMDGLQVQWLHDETVDMPEAVEATIVGLIAWLRGAAQPL from the coding sequence ATGAGTTCCTTCTCGCCCGAACCGCGCGTCGCAGCTGCCGCGGATCGGGTGCAGAAGCCACAGGCCAGGACGGCCGAGACCCGGCGTCGTATCCTCTCGGCCGCGACCACGGTCTTCGGTGCCAAGGGCTACAACAAGGGCTCGCTGATCGAGATCGCGGAGCTCGCCGGCATGACCCATGCCGGCGTCCTTCACCATTTCGGGTCGAAGGACAATCTGCTGATCGCCGTGCTCGAGTACCGCGACGACGAAGACGTCGCCCACCTGGAGCGCCATCAGGCGCCGACCGGCGACGAGTTGCTTCGCCACATGCTCGGAACGGTGCGGCTGAACCTGACGCGGGCAGGCCTTGTGCAGGCGTACGCGGTGCTCTCGGCCGAGTCGGTCACCGATTCGCACCCAGCCGCCGCGTTCTTTCGCAGCCGATTCGACGGCCTGCGCCGAATGATCGCGGACGCCTACGCAACCGTCGCGCCAGAAGGCACCACGGAGGAGCGGCTGCTCGCCGCCGCCTCCGCCACCATCGCCGTCATGGACGGGCTCCAGGTGCAATGGCTGCACGACGAGACCGTCGACATGCCGGAGGCCGTCGAGGCCACGATCGTCGGGCTCATCGCCTGGCTGAGAGGGGCTGCGCAGCCCCTCTGA